In Bombus huntii isolate Logan2020A chromosome 3, iyBomHunt1.1, whole genome shotgun sequence, a single genomic region encodes these proteins:
- the LOC126864013 gene encoding ATP-dependent zinc metalloprotease YME1L isoform X3: MISLLATKNYIDTLIGKLNMSDVITMFDIRTNNVMVALDQVSMKIFKRNLEKNNKWKVYASGLNSTKNKHKYLYKRCMEEIILPAMYLPSKQYHTTLCTFCNKNSFNHYVQIRSFRTKRNVSTELEKQSSFINKFKNLVGHFSGTNTGLVHALKEKDLATIKNLFNSQTSTEEYKRIILAFIEGYEAGLRRQTYSTFGWFKILCSLLTGTVLLIFWYGVYVVGSGLRFPMDGVKFRPEITDITFNDVKGVAEAKQELRDIVEFLKNPEKFVALGAKLPKGVLLVGPPGTGKTLLARAVAGEAGVPFFQAAGPEFEEILVGQGARRMRDLFKAAKEKAPAVIFIDEIDSVGAKRTNSALHPYANQTVNQLLTEMDGFLQNEGVIVLGATNRRDDLDKALMRPGRFDVEVLVDIPDYLSRKEIFDLYLSRILTQEVDADYLAKCTPGFTGADIENMVNQAALRAAINDAEYVTMKHLEYARDKIIMGPERKQKIKDTETNTITAYHEAGHALVAYYTKDAPPIHKITILSHSHSLGHTAFLFNDEYHTTKSKLLALMDSSMGGRAAEELIFGSDKVTAGAYNDFQRATSIAEEMVHKYGMSEKVGFGTIRRNGQGDGFQLGPSTSDLADKEVKRLLQESYERAKLTLQKHAKELKKVADALLKYETLSSKDVEAIINGEKIPPETLKNQPRIVDPTEHVL; this comes from the exons ATGATATCTCTTCTG gCTACTAAAAATTATATTGATACATTAATAGGCAAATTAAACATGTCTGATGTAATTACAATGTTTGATATAAGGACAAATAACGTTATGGTAGCATTAGATCAAGTTTCTATGAAAATTTTTAAgagaaatttagaaaaaaataataagtgGAAAGTCTATGCATCAGGATTAAATTCCACAAAAAACAAACACAAATATCTATATAAAAGATGTatggaagaaattattttacctGCTATGTATTTACCATCGAAACAATATCATACAACATTATGTACCTTTTGtaacaaaaattcatttaatcACTATGTACAAATTCGTAGTTTTAGAACAAAACGTAATGTCTCTACTGAATTAGAAAAACAATCatcatttataaataaatttaaaaacttgGTTGGTCATTTCTCTGGAACA AATACAGGATTAGTACATGCTCTAAAAGAAAAGGACTTGgcaacaataaaaaatttatttaatagtcAAACATCGACAgaagaatataaaagaattatattaGCTTTTATTGAAGGATATGAAGCAGGACTTAGACGCCAAACATATTCAACTTTTGGATGGTTCAAAATACTATGTAGTTTATTAACAGGAACTGTATTATTAATCTTTTGGTATGGAG TTTATGTTGTAGGAAGTGGATTACGATTTCCAATGGATGGTGTTAAGTTTAGACCAGAAATAACAGACATAACTTTTAATGACGTTAAAGGa GTTGCAGAAGCTAAACAAGAATTAAGAGATATagttgaatttttaaaaaatccaGAAAAATTTGTTGCACTCGGTGCAAAATTACCTAAAGGTGTATTACTAGTAGGACCACCAGGAACAGGAAAAACATTATTAGCTAGAGCAGTAGCTGGCGAAGCTGGTGTCCCATTTTTTCAAGCTGCTGGACCTGAATTTGAAGAGATTTTAGTAGGACAAGGTGCACGAAGAATGAGAGATTTATTTA AAGCAGCAAAAGAAAAAGCACCTGCCGTAATATTTATAGATGAAATTGATTCTGTTGGTGCAAAACGAACAAATTCAGCTCTTCATCCATATGCGAATCAAACAGTAAATCAGTTACTTACGGAAATGGAtgg ATTTCTTCAGAACGAAGGTGTTATAGTATTAGGTGCGACGAATAGACGGGATGATTTAGATAAAGCATTAATGCGACCCGGTCGTTTTGATGTTGAAGTTCTTGTTGATATACCAGATTACTTAAGCCGGAAGGAAATttttgatttatatttatcaagAATATTAACACAAGAGGTTGATGCAGACTATTTAGCAAAGTGTACTCCTGGATTTACTGGAGCTGATATAGAGAATATG GTAAATCAAGCAGCTTTAAGAGCTGCTATAAATGATGCTGAATATGTAACAATGAAACATTTAGAATATGCTAGAGATAAAATAATCATGGGTCcagaaagaaaacaaaaaattaaagatacaGAAACTAATACCATTACAGCATATCATGAAGCAGGACATGCATTAGTTGCATATTATACTAAAGATGCACCACCTATACATAAAATTACCATCTTGTCTCATAGCCATTCTTTGGGACAT ACCGCGTTTTTATTTAACGACGAATATCATACAACGAAATCCAAATTATTAGCTCTAATGGATAGTTCAATGGGTGGTCGTGCTGCAGAAGAATTAATTTTTGGTTCTGATAAAGTAACAGCAGGAGCATATAACGATTTTCAG AGGGCGACTTCCATCGCAGAAGAGATGGTACACAAGTATGGTATGTCTGAAAAAGTTGGTTTTGGTACAATTCGTAGAAATGGTCAAGGGGATGGATTTCAATTAGGTCCTAGCACAAGTGATCTTGCTGATAAGGAAGTGAAGCGCCTTTTACAA GAATCATATGAACGAGCAAAACTGACATTACAAAAACATGCGAAAGAACTTAAAAAAGTAGCAGATGCTTTACTTAAGTACGAAACATTAAGCAGTAAAGATGTAGAAGCTATTATTAATGGAGAAAAAATTCCACCTGAGACTTTGAAGAATCAACCACGAATTGTAGATCCGACTGAACATGTATTATAA
- the LOC126864052 gene encoding coiled-coil domain-containing protein 28A isoform X2 — protein MTEKSGCGELQQLVQEEECEEPLSQGGEATPPSTPARSHHPSKNDTHSSHISQQVLWETNVQTSPIISKGSSGQATSQGSMVSGRAVNLSNHGNQSRLMYMNEKEKQKPNRPELPKINRQHRAMAPCKHHCFLSEVPDVRRMEQALLQLLEDFHSGNLRAFGKDCSMEQMTEIREQQEQLAKLHFELGQRQGIGGEQSGLRHSSANMNNLLECLQELSVCIEKLHSK, from the exons ATGACTGAAAAGTCTGGATGTGGTGAATTGCAACAATTGGTTCAAGAAGAAGAATGTGAAGAACCATTAAGTCAAGGTGGAGAAGCTACACCACCTTCCACACCAGCAAGATCTCATCATCCAAGTAAAAATGATACACATAGTTCTCATATATCG CAACAAGTATTATGGGAAACTAATGTACAAACATCACCAATTATTAGTAAAGGAAGTTCTGGTCAGGCAACAAGTCAAGGATCTATGGTTTCTGGCCGTGCTGTGAATCTTTCAAATCATGGTAATCAGTCACGTCTAATGTATATGAATGAGAAGGAAAAGCAAAAACCAAATCGACCAGAACTACCAAAAATAAATCGTCAACATAGAG CTATGGCACCATGCAAACATCATTGCTTTTTGTCAGAGGTTCCTGATGTTCGTCGTATGGAACAAGCTTTATTACAACTTCTGGAAGATTTCCATAGTGGTAATTTACGAGCATTTG GAAAGGATTGTAGTATGGAACAAATGACAGAAATACGAGAACAACAAGAGCAATTAGCTAAACTTCATTTTGAGTTAGGTCAAAGACAAGGAATTGGTGGAGAACAATCAGGTTTACGACATTCAAGTGCTAATATGAATAATTTGTTGGAATGTCTTCAAGAGCTTAGTGTTTGtattgaaaaattacatagcaagtaa
- the LOC126864013 gene encoding ATP-dependent zinc metalloprotease YME1L isoform X1 → MFSFQPHNQVLYHLTQLTSVVSPKSTSFSVKVKRQNELKKSMNDISSGNLSDATKNYIDTLIGKLNMSDVITMFDIRTNNVMVALDQVSMKIFKRNLEKNNKWKVYASGLNSTKNKHKYLYKRCMEEIILPAMYLPSKQYHTTLCTFCNKNSFNHYVQIRSFRTKRNVSTELEKQSSFINKFKNLVGHFSGTNTGLVHALKEKDLATIKNLFNSQTSTEEYKRIILAFIEGYEAGLRRQTYSTFGWFKILCSLLTGTVLLIFWYGVYVVGSGLRFPMDGVKFRPEITDITFNDVKGVAEAKQELRDIVEFLKNPEKFVALGAKLPKGVLLVGPPGTGKTLLARAVAGEAGVPFFQAAGPEFEEILVGQGARRMRDLFKAAKEKAPAVIFIDEIDSVGAKRTNSALHPYANQTVNQLLTEMDGFLQNEGVIVLGATNRRDDLDKALMRPGRFDVEVLVDIPDYLSRKEIFDLYLSRILTQEVDADYLAKCTPGFTGADIENMVNQAALRAAINDAEYVTMKHLEYARDKIIMGPERKQKIKDTETNTITAYHEAGHALVAYYTKDAPPIHKITILSHSHSLGHTAFLFNDEYHTTKSKLLALMDSSMGGRAAEELIFGSDKVTAGAYNDFQRATSIAEEMVHKYGMSEKVGFGTIRRNGQGDGFQLGPSTSDLADKEVKRLLQESYERAKLTLQKHAKELKKVADALLKYETLSSKDVEAIINGEKIPPETLKNQPRIVDPTEHVL, encoded by the exons ATGTTTTCTTTCCAACCTCACAATCAG GTGTTATATCATCTGACGCAATTAACTTCAGTAGTTAGTCCAAAATCTACATCATTTTCAGTTAAAGTTAAAAGACAAAATGAATTGAAAAAATCTATGAATGATATCTCTTCTGGTAATTTGTCAGAC gCTACTAAAAATTATATTGATACATTAATAGGCAAATTAAACATGTCTGATGTAATTACAATGTTTGATATAAGGACAAATAACGTTATGGTAGCATTAGATCAAGTTTCTATGAAAATTTTTAAgagaaatttagaaaaaaataataagtgGAAAGTCTATGCATCAGGATTAAATTCCACAAAAAACAAACACAAATATCTATATAAAAGATGTatggaagaaattattttacctGCTATGTATTTACCATCGAAACAATATCATACAACATTATGTACCTTTTGtaacaaaaattcatttaatcACTATGTACAAATTCGTAGTTTTAGAACAAAACGTAATGTCTCTACTGAATTAGAAAAACAATCatcatttataaataaatttaaaaacttgGTTGGTCATTTCTCTGGAACA AATACAGGATTAGTACATGCTCTAAAAGAAAAGGACTTGgcaacaataaaaaatttatttaatagtcAAACATCGACAgaagaatataaaagaattatattaGCTTTTATTGAAGGATATGAAGCAGGACTTAGACGCCAAACATATTCAACTTTTGGATGGTTCAAAATACTATGTAGTTTATTAACAGGAACTGTATTATTAATCTTTTGGTATGGAG TTTATGTTGTAGGAAGTGGATTACGATTTCCAATGGATGGTGTTAAGTTTAGACCAGAAATAACAGACATAACTTTTAATGACGTTAAAGGa GTTGCAGAAGCTAAACAAGAATTAAGAGATATagttgaatttttaaaaaatccaGAAAAATTTGTTGCACTCGGTGCAAAATTACCTAAAGGTGTATTACTAGTAGGACCACCAGGAACAGGAAAAACATTATTAGCTAGAGCAGTAGCTGGCGAAGCTGGTGTCCCATTTTTTCAAGCTGCTGGACCTGAATTTGAAGAGATTTTAGTAGGACAAGGTGCACGAAGAATGAGAGATTTATTTA AAGCAGCAAAAGAAAAAGCACCTGCCGTAATATTTATAGATGAAATTGATTCTGTTGGTGCAAAACGAACAAATTCAGCTCTTCATCCATATGCGAATCAAACAGTAAATCAGTTACTTACGGAAATGGAtgg ATTTCTTCAGAACGAAGGTGTTATAGTATTAGGTGCGACGAATAGACGGGATGATTTAGATAAAGCATTAATGCGACCCGGTCGTTTTGATGTTGAAGTTCTTGTTGATATACCAGATTACTTAAGCCGGAAGGAAATttttgatttatatttatcaagAATATTAACACAAGAGGTTGATGCAGACTATTTAGCAAAGTGTACTCCTGGATTTACTGGAGCTGATATAGAGAATATG GTAAATCAAGCAGCTTTAAGAGCTGCTATAAATGATGCTGAATATGTAACAATGAAACATTTAGAATATGCTAGAGATAAAATAATCATGGGTCcagaaagaaaacaaaaaattaaagatacaGAAACTAATACCATTACAGCATATCATGAAGCAGGACATGCATTAGTTGCATATTATACTAAAGATGCACCACCTATACATAAAATTACCATCTTGTCTCATAGCCATTCTTTGGGACAT ACCGCGTTTTTATTTAACGACGAATATCATACAACGAAATCCAAATTATTAGCTCTAATGGATAGTTCAATGGGTGGTCGTGCTGCAGAAGAATTAATTTTTGGTTCTGATAAAGTAACAGCAGGAGCATATAACGATTTTCAG AGGGCGACTTCCATCGCAGAAGAGATGGTACACAAGTATGGTATGTCTGAAAAAGTTGGTTTTGGTACAATTCGTAGAAATGGTCAAGGGGATGGATTTCAATTAGGTCCTAGCACAAGTGATCTTGCTGATAAGGAAGTGAAGCGCCTTTTACAA GAATCATATGAACGAGCAAAACTGACATTACAAAAACATGCGAAAGAACTTAAAAAAGTAGCAGATGCTTTACTTAAGTACGAAACATTAAGCAGTAAAGATGTAGAAGCTATTATTAATGGAGAAAAAATTCCACCTGAGACTTTGAAGAATCAACCACGAATTGTAGATCCGACTGAACATGTATTATAA
- the LOC126864052 gene encoding coiled-coil domain-containing protein 28A isoform X1, with amino-acid sequence MLFKFRMTEKSGCGELQQLVQEEECEEPLSQGGEATPPSTPARSHHPSKNDTHSSHISQQVLWETNVQTSPIISKGSSGQATSQGSMVSGRAVNLSNHGNQSRLMYMNEKEKQKPNRPELPKINRQHRAMAPCKHHCFLSEVPDVRRMEQALLQLLEDFHSGNLRAFGKDCSMEQMTEIREQQEQLAKLHFELGQRQGIGGEQSGLRHSSANMNNLLECLQELSVCIEKLHSK; translated from the exons atgttatttaaatttag GATGACTGAAAAGTCTGGATGTGGTGAATTGCAACAATTGGTTCAAGAAGAAGAATGTGAAGAACCATTAAGTCAAGGTGGAGAAGCTACACCACCTTCCACACCAGCAAGATCTCATCATCCAAGTAAAAATGATACACATAGTTCTCATATATCG CAACAAGTATTATGGGAAACTAATGTACAAACATCACCAATTATTAGTAAAGGAAGTTCTGGTCAGGCAACAAGTCAAGGATCTATGGTTTCTGGCCGTGCTGTGAATCTTTCAAATCATGGTAATCAGTCACGTCTAATGTATATGAATGAGAAGGAAAAGCAAAAACCAAATCGACCAGAACTACCAAAAATAAATCGTCAACATAGAG CTATGGCACCATGCAAACATCATTGCTTTTTGTCAGAGGTTCCTGATGTTCGTCGTATGGAACAAGCTTTATTACAACTTCTGGAAGATTTCCATAGTGGTAATTTACGAGCATTTG GAAAGGATTGTAGTATGGAACAAATGACAGAAATACGAGAACAACAAGAGCAATTAGCTAAACTTCATTTTGAGTTAGGTCAAAGACAAGGAATTGGTGGAGAACAATCAGGTTTACGACATTCAAGTGCTAATATGAATAATTTGTTGGAATGTCTTCAAGAGCTTAGTGTTTGtattgaaaaattacatagcaagtaa
- the LOC126864013 gene encoding ATP-dependent zinc metalloprotease YME1L isoform X2: protein MFSFQPHNQVLYHLTQLTSVVSPKSTSFSVKVKRQNELKKSMNDISSGNLSDATKNYIDTLIGKLNMSDVITMFDIRTNNVMVALDQVSMKIFKRNLEKNNKWKVYASGLNSTKNKHKYLYKRCMEEIILPAMYLPSKQYHTTLCTFCNKNSFNHYVQIRSFRTKRNVSTELEKQSSFINKFKNLVGHFSGTNTGLVHALKEKDLATIKNLFNSQTSTEEYKRIILAFIEGYEAGLRRQTYSTFGWFKILCSLLTGTVLLIFWYGGSGLRFPMDGVKFRPEITDITFNDVKGVAEAKQELRDIVEFLKNPEKFVALGAKLPKGVLLVGPPGTGKTLLARAVAGEAGVPFFQAAGPEFEEILVGQGARRMRDLFKAAKEKAPAVIFIDEIDSVGAKRTNSALHPYANQTVNQLLTEMDGFLQNEGVIVLGATNRRDDLDKALMRPGRFDVEVLVDIPDYLSRKEIFDLYLSRILTQEVDADYLAKCTPGFTGADIENMVNQAALRAAINDAEYVTMKHLEYARDKIIMGPERKQKIKDTETNTITAYHEAGHALVAYYTKDAPPIHKITILSHSHSLGHTAFLFNDEYHTTKSKLLALMDSSMGGRAAEELIFGSDKVTAGAYNDFQRATSIAEEMVHKYGMSEKVGFGTIRRNGQGDGFQLGPSTSDLADKEVKRLLQESYERAKLTLQKHAKELKKVADALLKYETLSSKDVEAIINGEKIPPETLKNQPRIVDPTEHVL from the exons ATGTTTTCTTTCCAACCTCACAATCAG GTGTTATATCATCTGACGCAATTAACTTCAGTAGTTAGTCCAAAATCTACATCATTTTCAGTTAAAGTTAAAAGACAAAATGAATTGAAAAAATCTATGAATGATATCTCTTCTGGTAATTTGTCAGAC gCTACTAAAAATTATATTGATACATTAATAGGCAAATTAAACATGTCTGATGTAATTACAATGTTTGATATAAGGACAAATAACGTTATGGTAGCATTAGATCAAGTTTCTATGAAAATTTTTAAgagaaatttagaaaaaaataataagtgGAAAGTCTATGCATCAGGATTAAATTCCACAAAAAACAAACACAAATATCTATATAAAAGATGTatggaagaaattattttacctGCTATGTATTTACCATCGAAACAATATCATACAACATTATGTACCTTTTGtaacaaaaattcatttaatcACTATGTACAAATTCGTAGTTTTAGAACAAAACGTAATGTCTCTACTGAATTAGAAAAACAATCatcatttataaataaatttaaaaacttgGTTGGTCATTTCTCTGGAACA AATACAGGATTAGTACATGCTCTAAAAGAAAAGGACTTGgcaacaataaaaaatttatttaatagtcAAACATCGACAgaagaatataaaagaattatattaGCTTTTATTGAAGGATATGAAGCAGGACTTAGACGCCAAACATATTCAACTTTTGGATGGTTCAAAATACTATGTAGTTTATTAACAGGAACTGTATTATTAATCTTTTGGTATGGAG GAAGTGGATTACGATTTCCAATGGATGGTGTTAAGTTTAGACCAGAAATAACAGACATAACTTTTAATGACGTTAAAGGa GTTGCAGAAGCTAAACAAGAATTAAGAGATATagttgaatttttaaaaaatccaGAAAAATTTGTTGCACTCGGTGCAAAATTACCTAAAGGTGTATTACTAGTAGGACCACCAGGAACAGGAAAAACATTATTAGCTAGAGCAGTAGCTGGCGAAGCTGGTGTCCCATTTTTTCAAGCTGCTGGACCTGAATTTGAAGAGATTTTAGTAGGACAAGGTGCACGAAGAATGAGAGATTTATTTA AAGCAGCAAAAGAAAAAGCACCTGCCGTAATATTTATAGATGAAATTGATTCTGTTGGTGCAAAACGAACAAATTCAGCTCTTCATCCATATGCGAATCAAACAGTAAATCAGTTACTTACGGAAATGGAtgg ATTTCTTCAGAACGAAGGTGTTATAGTATTAGGTGCGACGAATAGACGGGATGATTTAGATAAAGCATTAATGCGACCCGGTCGTTTTGATGTTGAAGTTCTTGTTGATATACCAGATTACTTAAGCCGGAAGGAAATttttgatttatatttatcaagAATATTAACACAAGAGGTTGATGCAGACTATTTAGCAAAGTGTACTCCTGGATTTACTGGAGCTGATATAGAGAATATG GTAAATCAAGCAGCTTTAAGAGCTGCTATAAATGATGCTGAATATGTAACAATGAAACATTTAGAATATGCTAGAGATAAAATAATCATGGGTCcagaaagaaaacaaaaaattaaagatacaGAAACTAATACCATTACAGCATATCATGAAGCAGGACATGCATTAGTTGCATATTATACTAAAGATGCACCACCTATACATAAAATTACCATCTTGTCTCATAGCCATTCTTTGGGACAT ACCGCGTTTTTATTTAACGACGAATATCATACAACGAAATCCAAATTATTAGCTCTAATGGATAGTTCAATGGGTGGTCGTGCTGCAGAAGAATTAATTTTTGGTTCTGATAAAGTAACAGCAGGAGCATATAACGATTTTCAG AGGGCGACTTCCATCGCAGAAGAGATGGTACACAAGTATGGTATGTCTGAAAAAGTTGGTTTTGGTACAATTCGTAGAAATGGTCAAGGGGATGGATTTCAATTAGGTCCTAGCACAAGTGATCTTGCTGATAAGGAAGTGAAGCGCCTTTTACAA GAATCATATGAACGAGCAAAACTGACATTACAAAAACATGCGAAAGAACTTAAAAAAGTAGCAGATGCTTTACTTAAGTACGAAACATTAAGCAGTAAAGATGTAGAAGCTATTATTAATGGAGAAAAAATTCCACCTGAGACTTTGAAGAATCAACCACGAATTGTAGATCCGACTGAACATGTATTATAA
- the LOC126864013 gene encoding ATP-dependent zinc metalloprotease YME1L isoform X4: protein MSDVITMFDIRTNNVMVALDQVSMKIFKRNLEKNNKWKVYASGLNSTKNKHKYLYKRCMEEIILPAMYLPSKQYHTTLCTFCNKNSFNHYVQIRSFRTKRNVSTELEKQSSFINKFKNLVGHFSGTNTGLVHALKEKDLATIKNLFNSQTSTEEYKRIILAFIEGYEAGLRRQTYSTFGWFKILCSLLTGTVLLIFWYGVYVVGSGLRFPMDGVKFRPEITDITFNDVKGVAEAKQELRDIVEFLKNPEKFVALGAKLPKGVLLVGPPGTGKTLLARAVAGEAGVPFFQAAGPEFEEILVGQGARRMRDLFKAAKEKAPAVIFIDEIDSVGAKRTNSALHPYANQTVNQLLTEMDGFLQNEGVIVLGATNRRDDLDKALMRPGRFDVEVLVDIPDYLSRKEIFDLYLSRILTQEVDADYLAKCTPGFTGADIENMVNQAALRAAINDAEYVTMKHLEYARDKIIMGPERKQKIKDTETNTITAYHEAGHALVAYYTKDAPPIHKITILSHSHSLGHTAFLFNDEYHTTKSKLLALMDSSMGGRAAEELIFGSDKVTAGAYNDFQRATSIAEEMVHKYGMSEKVGFGTIRRNGQGDGFQLGPSTSDLADKEVKRLLQESYERAKLTLQKHAKELKKVADALLKYETLSSKDVEAIINGEKIPPETLKNQPRIVDPTEHVL, encoded by the exons ATGTCTGATGTAATTACAATGTTTGATATAAGGACAAATAACGTTATGGTAGCATTAGATCAAGTTTCTATGAAAATTTTTAAgagaaatttagaaaaaaataataagtgGAAAGTCTATGCATCAGGATTAAATTCCACAAAAAACAAACACAAATATCTATATAAAAGATGTatggaagaaattattttacctGCTATGTATTTACCATCGAAACAATATCATACAACATTATGTACCTTTTGtaacaaaaattcatttaatcACTATGTACAAATTCGTAGTTTTAGAACAAAACGTAATGTCTCTACTGAATTAGAAAAACAATCatcatttataaataaatttaaaaacttgGTTGGTCATTTCTCTGGAACA AATACAGGATTAGTACATGCTCTAAAAGAAAAGGACTTGgcaacaataaaaaatttatttaatagtcAAACATCGACAgaagaatataaaagaattatattaGCTTTTATTGAAGGATATGAAGCAGGACTTAGACGCCAAACATATTCAACTTTTGGATGGTTCAAAATACTATGTAGTTTATTAACAGGAACTGTATTATTAATCTTTTGGTATGGAG TTTATGTTGTAGGAAGTGGATTACGATTTCCAATGGATGGTGTTAAGTTTAGACCAGAAATAACAGACATAACTTTTAATGACGTTAAAGGa GTTGCAGAAGCTAAACAAGAATTAAGAGATATagttgaatttttaaaaaatccaGAAAAATTTGTTGCACTCGGTGCAAAATTACCTAAAGGTGTATTACTAGTAGGACCACCAGGAACAGGAAAAACATTATTAGCTAGAGCAGTAGCTGGCGAAGCTGGTGTCCCATTTTTTCAAGCTGCTGGACCTGAATTTGAAGAGATTTTAGTAGGACAAGGTGCACGAAGAATGAGAGATTTATTTA AAGCAGCAAAAGAAAAAGCACCTGCCGTAATATTTATAGATGAAATTGATTCTGTTGGTGCAAAACGAACAAATTCAGCTCTTCATCCATATGCGAATCAAACAGTAAATCAGTTACTTACGGAAATGGAtgg ATTTCTTCAGAACGAAGGTGTTATAGTATTAGGTGCGACGAATAGACGGGATGATTTAGATAAAGCATTAATGCGACCCGGTCGTTTTGATGTTGAAGTTCTTGTTGATATACCAGATTACTTAAGCCGGAAGGAAATttttgatttatatttatcaagAATATTAACACAAGAGGTTGATGCAGACTATTTAGCAAAGTGTACTCCTGGATTTACTGGAGCTGATATAGAGAATATG GTAAATCAAGCAGCTTTAAGAGCTGCTATAAATGATGCTGAATATGTAACAATGAAACATTTAGAATATGCTAGAGATAAAATAATCATGGGTCcagaaagaaaacaaaaaattaaagatacaGAAACTAATACCATTACAGCATATCATGAAGCAGGACATGCATTAGTTGCATATTATACTAAAGATGCACCACCTATACATAAAATTACCATCTTGTCTCATAGCCATTCTTTGGGACAT ACCGCGTTTTTATTTAACGACGAATATCATACAACGAAATCCAAATTATTAGCTCTAATGGATAGTTCAATGGGTGGTCGTGCTGCAGAAGAATTAATTTTTGGTTCTGATAAAGTAACAGCAGGAGCATATAACGATTTTCAG AGGGCGACTTCCATCGCAGAAGAGATGGTACACAAGTATGGTATGTCTGAAAAAGTTGGTTTTGGTACAATTCGTAGAAATGGTCAAGGGGATGGATTTCAATTAGGTCCTAGCACAAGTGATCTTGCTGATAAGGAAGTGAAGCGCCTTTTACAA GAATCATATGAACGAGCAAAACTGACATTACAAAAACATGCGAAAGAACTTAAAAAAGTAGCAGATGCTTTACTTAAGTACGAAACATTAAGCAGTAAAGATGTAGAAGCTATTATTAATGGAGAAAAAATTCCACCTGAGACTTTGAAGAATCAACCACGAATTGTAGATCCGACTGAACATGTATTATAA
- the LOC126864052 gene encoding uncharacterized protein LOC126864052 isoform X3: protein MLFKFRMTEKSGCGELQQLVQEEECEEPLSQGGEATPPSTPARSHHPSKNDTHSSHISQQVLWETNVQTSPIISKGSSGQATSQGSMVSGRAVNLSNHGNQSRLMYMNEKEKQKPNRPELPKINRQHREVPDVRRMEQALLQLLEDFHSGNLRAFGKDCSMEQMTEIREQQEQLAKLHFELGQRQGIGGEQSGLRHSSANMNNLLECLQELSVCIEKLHSK from the exons atgttatttaaatttag GATGACTGAAAAGTCTGGATGTGGTGAATTGCAACAATTGGTTCAAGAAGAAGAATGTGAAGAACCATTAAGTCAAGGTGGAGAAGCTACACCACCTTCCACACCAGCAAGATCTCATCATCCAAGTAAAAATGATACACATAGTTCTCATATATCG CAACAAGTATTATGGGAAACTAATGTACAAACATCACCAATTATTAGTAAAGGAAGTTCTGGTCAGGCAACAAGTCAAGGATCTATGGTTTCTGGCCGTGCTGTGAATCTTTCAAATCATGGTAATCAGTCACGTCTAATGTATATGAATGAGAAGGAAAAGCAAAAACCAAATCGACCAGAACTACCAAAAATAAATCGTCAACATAGAG AGGTTCCTGATGTTCGTCGTATGGAACAAGCTTTATTACAACTTCTGGAAGATTTCCATAGTGGTAATTTACGAGCATTTG GAAAGGATTGTAGTATGGAACAAATGACAGAAATACGAGAACAACAAGAGCAATTAGCTAAACTTCATTTTGAGTTAGGTCAAAGACAAGGAATTGGTGGAGAACAATCAGGTTTACGACATTCAAGTGCTAATATGAATAATTTGTTGGAATGTCTTCAAGAGCTTAGTGTTTGtattgaaaaattacatagcaagtaa